From Topomyia yanbarensis strain Yona2022 chromosome 1, ASM3024719v1, whole genome shotgun sequence, one genomic window encodes:
- the LOC131675900 gene encoding uncharacterized protein LOC131675900, which produces MSKSTASKKGSALRTVTTRLKGLQTSFDNIHSFVERFNEHVTASDVQVRLERLDILWEQINDTINEVLSHSDFHTDPSSIMEERSLYENQFYDDKSFLMDKHKMLQDTPILDQTTRTNTSFSHGSTPHVRLPQITLPKFSGNIDEWISFRDLYTSLIHWQADLPDVEKLHYLRSQLQGEALSVIEALPITSANYITAWELLVKRYSNLKVIKRKQIQGIFDLQLLKKESAGELHTLLENFERILKTLDQLVQPADYKDLLLLHILSSKLDSSTRRSWEEHTSSKDSESLKDLTDFLAHRVRVLEALPSKGLDQRHDTSQPMYKQRPSQQPRASYSAVQQTSFRCSVCSENHPLYKCTVFGQMAVSEREGVLRTHALCRNCFHKGHQAKDCNSKVSCRKCKARHHTMVCFKAHSDSRTKNNAESEDVASGKSDSGDASETRLAHVAVDSSVLSATCSSRIPTPRVLLATAMITIKDDAEVSITARALLDSGSQCNFVSRRLCQRFKLQQNRVQVPVVGIGQSEIMAKYEVQLTISSRTQDFTKSLALLVLPKITVKLPISDIDINGWNIPTHLKLSDSEFNRSKPVDLILGGGSFFDFFSVGQSIELGERLPKLIDSVFGWVVAGEYNTLSYNSPRVCNTATTATLEELLPRFWSCEEIGLAERMSPQEARCEEQFSSTVKRALDGRYIVTLPKDEKVIAKLGESKETAFKRLQGLERRLGKDPIFRKRYDEFLMEYLKLGHMKKVNVNEDCQINRVFLPHHPVVKESSTTTKVRVVFDASCKTATGISLNDGLVAGPVIQDDLRSIIFRCRTRQIMVIADVEKMFRQVIVASDDRWLQNILWRFDSKEPPSTYELTTVTYGTKPAPYLATRALQQLTIDEAHKYPLASKSAREDVYMDDLISGADDMDSASELCRQLVSMMDKGGFHLRKWASNCPAVLQDIPKEDMAIQNTAVELDPDPEFIILDPSQ; this is translated from the coding sequence ATGTCAAAATCAACAGCGTCTAAAAAAGGATCAGCATTGCGAACCGTCACTACGCGTCTGAAGGGTCTACAGACATCATTCGACAACATACACAGCTTTGTGGAACGATTCAACGAACATGTCACAGCGAGTGATGTACAAGTGCGTTTGGAACGCCTCGACATCCTGTGGGAGCAAATCAACGACACCATCAATGAGGTCTTATCGCACAGTGACTTTCATACGGACCCATCGTCAATAATGGAGGAGCGGAGCCTGTACGAAAACCAGTTTTACGATGACAAATCATTCCTCATGGATAAGCATAAAATGTTGCAGGACACACCAATTCTGGATCAAACCACTCGCACAAACACCTCCTTTTCTCATGGTTCTACTCCGCATGTCCGTCTTCCGCAAATAACGCTGCCAAAATTTAGCGGGAATATCGATGAATGGATTAGTTTTAGAGACCTGTACACTTCCTTGATTCATTGGCAGGCGGATTTGCCTGATGTAGAAAAGCTGCATTATTTACGTAGTCAGTTGCAGGGTGAGGCATTGTCTGTAATCGAAGCACTACCGATCACCTCTGCAAACTATATAACAGCATGGGAACTCCTAGTTAAAAGGTACTCCAACCTCAAGGTCATCAAGCGGAAACAGATTCAGGGCATTTTCGATTTGCAATTGTTAAAGAAGGAGTCAGCTGGAGAGTTGCACACGTTGCTGGAAAACTTCGAAAGAATTCTTAAAACATTAGATCAGTTGGTACAGCCCGCCGACTATAAGGATCTTTTGCTCTTGCATATTCTAAGTTCAAAACTAGATAGCAGCACTCGTAGGAGTTGGGAAGAGCATACTTCATCGAAGGACTCGGAGTCGCTCAAGGATCTCACCGACTTTCTGGCTCATCGGGTACGTGTGCTAGAAGCGTTGCcatccaaagggttggaccagCGGCATGACACCTCACAACCAATGTATAAGCAGCGCCCGTCTCAACAGCCACGTGCCAGTTATAGCGCTGTTCAGCAGACCAGTTTTAGATGTtcggtttgttcagaaaatcaCCCGCTATATAAATGTACGGTCTTCGGGCAAATGGCAGTTTCAGAAAGAGAAGGTGTGCTGCGAACTCACGCTCTGTGTCGAAACTGTTTCCACAAAGGCCACCAAGCTAAGGACTGTAATTCAAAAGTGTCATGCAGGAAATGCAAGGCCCGTCATCACACCATGGTATGCTTCAAGGCGCATAGCGATAGTAGAACGAAGAATAATGCAGAGTCTGAGGACGTGGCCTCCGGAAAATCGGACTCAGGGGACGCTTCAGAAACAAGGCTAGCTCATGTGGCGGTCGATAGCAGTGTGCTTTCTGCTACCTGCAGCtcacggattcctacaccaagGGTTTTGTTAGCAACTGCGATGATAACGATAAAGGACGATGCGGAAGTCAGCATTACTGCAAGGGCATTACTTGACTCAGGGTCTCAATGCAATTTCGTTTCTCGTCGCCTTTGTCAACGATTTAAACTTCAGCAAAACAGGGTGCAGGTCCCTGTGGTAGGAATTGGTCAATCGGAAATAATGGCCAAATACGAAGTTCAGTTGACTATTTCATCCAGAACTCAGGACTTCACCAAATCACTGGCATTACTGGTACTTCCAAAAATCACGGTGAAACTTCCCATTTCGGACATTGATATAAATGGATGGAATATTCCTACGCATCTGAAGCTTTCCGATTCGGAGTTTAATCGATCCAAGCCAGTCGATTTAATTTTAGGCGGTGGTTCGTTTTTCGATTTCTTTAGTGTTGGACAGTCTATTGAATTGGGCGAACGGTTACCGAAACTGATTGATTCTGTCTTCGGTTGGGTTGTAGCTGGAGAGTACAACACACTATCCTACAATTCGCCCAGAGTCTGCAATACGGCAACAACCGCAACTTTGGAGGAGCTTCTACCCCGATTTTGGTCCTGCGAGGAGATCGGGTTGGCTGAAAGGATGTCACCACAAGAAGCACGATGCGAAGAACAATTTTCAAGTACAGTCAAAAGAGCTTTGGATGGAAGGTATATAGTCACGTTACCGAAGGATGAGAAGGTCATTGCGAAACTAGGTGAATCCAAGGAAACCGCATTCAAAAGACTGCAAGGATTGGAACGGCGTTTAGGAAAGGATCCGATTTTTCGGAAAAGATACGACGAGTTCCTGATGGAGTACCTGAAATTGGGACATATGAAAAAGGTGAATGTCAACGAAGATTGTCAGATCAATCGAGTCTTCTTGCCACATCACCCCGTCGTGAAAGAAAGCAGTACAACTACCAAAGTCAGGGTGGTCTTTGACGCATCCTGTAAGACCGCTACAGGGATTTCGTTGAATGATGGCTTGGTAGCTGGACCGGTCATTCAGGATGATCTTCGCTCAATAATATTTAGATGTCGAACACGTCAGATCATGGTTATTGCCGATGTCGAAAAGATGTTTCGTCAAGTTATCGTAGCATCGGATGATAGATGGTTGCAGAACATACTTTGGCGATTCGATTCGAAGGAACCCCCATCCACGTACGAGCTGACAACGGTTACATATGGTACTAAACCGGCGCCATACCTAGCTACTAGAGCCCTGCAACAACTAACGATAGATGAAGCACACAAATACCCTCTTGCATCTAAATCTGCCCGAGAGGACGTGTATATGGATGATCTTATTTCGGGAGCTGACGACATGGATTCGGCTTCCGAATTATGCAGACAACTAGTTTCTATGATGGATAAAGGAGGATTCCACCTTAGGAAATGGGCCTCTAATTGTCCTGCCGTTCTTCAGGACATACCCAAGGAAGATATGGCGATACAGAACACCGCAGTAGAGTTGGACCCTGATCCGGAA